From the Astatotilapia calliptera chromosome 6, fAstCal1.2, whole genome shotgun sequence genome, one window contains:
- the slx4 gene encoding structure-specific endonuclease subunit SLX4 has product MDDSDQDFEDFSSKHLRRVRKKPGEARQARKADKQTSSQASEEDKRRRNNKKALNSIKRLSWTQPASAAGAGDDGGGETRVVNGEAGHQSGVAWPSAEPLKEAGPSPQSGLRAKDKVLLRMKQFKRDSPQKMVHKTHIQPANHENNSTPFTQQKNQDTPDTFSSALPPEPQDNDEALALQLQQELDREAAQAQIVDLEDGGLFFCQICHRDLTHMTAEGRTQHLNRCLDESEKSGPAAPAPPPPPPSGVPDCPICGKKFKSQKSRSVHLKRCSSDMDVSPAVLIQALQRQAEETQSAATANLLIQAVGTKRKGPTKPGLQARKKPKKKPEALDEETMVALALSSSLLEQKKEEERQYHTKTGTSHTSVTQDLKWRPDAGKGRGKRKKGVAPRPAPLLLIQDAEGALRRLQERVSALLLRSPPDCPPTPPRSPSTLHSWSGAAPLWEKSRLLDGDSSCLSDFYVPELREFFSPWVSAMTDAASEGSSDKPESCVQPVAKGTPTTGFRTSILPSSAKTASCSPAPSTPGTGQLSVSSQVLQDLMDLADEGMTLTQYGYTAKDNASESGFIQEESEEQADLCASGFLPERAHTHAEERHSQAMTAAEQPREKVGDSHLSLALSTLASDLSSMVNNPQLSDVQLQVDSGEVFFAHSFMVYARCPLLAEMMHESGFGVQEEGVPPAQRVLISDVPAQAVFALLQYLYTAHFSLPASLQPHVLELAQRFDLQELQQLCHLGQEETLRDEGNYLTQEEETDQAFIELLRSMWNEDDADGDDGEDSDRGRDEGLEVDHQADEVTSGDREIHEEKVNEEELEEIYEFASTQRKREEEEEEALDEEEDGETKKSLSDKKLQPDFQREPDPSLDRSYSRLFSDSWGVYEEAEPSSLASTSGLPKVHLSQQSPCKPSYEFSGRALLQSSASVVSDPSISPPPGTSNLPVPGVSPGQVGDMGGSGDKGKNPVELKMPKKDLLEDMKRESQGPYSICTPHSPDSAQKKDEPELIVLSDSSEELEGDVAVLSSRSPLPRSPGYTEIKSRHNSAPNEPALNKEASSLGHSAGDQLDCSPEVSWLIPSTPVRPGSSTRSSSTQTRSSMCRTQLFRRSQTSPSSPSVFSSPTLKSTLHPSNSETKDSADTDQMKGSVSRLKIERNFSFSPKRENSDDSRNDGERFKVPLPQPKLSNLSSSTHLDSLQASSKRDIPLQRHPQPYSSTPLQTELHHSPMRLASSLLHTHPSKQNSMGQKRERAPSDSPEKTDLGSFHLSPLSDPSGPRASSSHSLESSPRLTVSSSQSRCSLNSSIYEKRLRNEKEGREADSDHTEEMFNEGQEGEIKIEADVEESSFQQSFMAMDEPPIAFNDSWGLDVCVDADPGCFSLRLEDSGQRETAQSLTSPTSRPESSRHSSESLNRCGGVTTPSTPKCHSSQVHAGPSITTSPPKAKLLTTPEIDNGLLDSKIWDSWEEEEEEEEHLPLSKRVNPSTYHKTPVSSHSKRQRTLVPITPMPHYSDMDTPELKNKLNRFGVRPLPKRQMILKLKEIHQYTHQLVSSDSEDEASVSGATAQMKPPASRPVSCAQTVKFKEPRAPADVCPVKHNGDEVAEPLSNSQGSNTSSAGASEESERSNPELCISSDGDSDSDGGISASQAASRLQDRLKAVRSFILSDSKLYSQILQYKPLVLSQLQEQLKAAGIRLGAAKLMDYLDSQCITFTTAKPGRAAPSRRRVKRTGKAGKSR; this is encoded by the exons atGGATGACTCGGACCAGGATTTTGAAGATTTCAGCTCGAAGCATCTAAGACGAGTCCGCAAGAAACCAGGTGAAGCCAGACAGGCGAGGAAAGCAGATAAGCAGACCTCCAGTCAAGCAAGCGAAGAGGATAAGAGAAggagaaataacaaaaaagctCTTAACTCTATCAAAAGGCTATCTTGGACGCagcctgcttctgctgctggtgCTGGCGATGATGGTGGAGGAGAAACGCGTGTGGTCAATGGAGAGGCTGGACATCAGTCAGGGGTTGCTTGGCCATCAGCTGAGCCTTTAAAGGAAGCAGGGCCAAGTCCTCAAAGCGGCCTAAGAGCGAAAGACAAAGTGCTCCTGAGGATGAAGCAGTTCAAGAGAGATAGTCCACAGAAGATGGTGCACAAAACTCACATCCAACCAGCAAACCACGAGAACAACTCTACTCCTTTTACACAGCAAAAAAATCAGG ATACTCCAGATACCTTCAGCTCTGCTCTTCCTCCAGAGCCTCAAGACAACGATGAGGCTCTtgctctgcagctgcagcaggagcTGGACAGAGAGGCAGCGCAGGCCCAGATTGTGGACTTGGAGGATGGAGGGCTTTTCTTCTGTCAGATTTGCCACAGAGACTTAACACACATGACAGCAGAGGGTCGCACACAGCATCTTAACAG GTGTTTGGATGAGAGTGAAAAGAGTGGCCCTGCGGCTcctgcacctcctcctccaccaccttctGGTGTTCCTGATTGTCCCATCTGTGGTAAGAAGTTCAAGTCCCAGAAGAGCCGCTCGGTCCACTTGAAGCGCTGTTCTTCAGATATGGACGTCTCACCGGCTGTGCTGATACAGGCTCTGCAGAGACAAGCTGAGGAAACCCAGAGTGCTGCCACTGCTAATTTACT CATTCAAGCTGTGGGCACCAAAAGGAAAGGCCCAACCAAGCCAGGCCTGCAGGCACGGAAGAAGCCCAAGAAAAAGCCCGAAGCCCTGGATGAAGAGACCATGGTGGCTTTGGCTCTGTCCTCCTCCCTGCTGgaacaaaagaaagaggaagagaggcaGTATCACACAAAGACTGGCACTTCTCACACGTCAGTGACTCAAGATCTGAAGTGGAGGCCAGACGCAG GTAAAGGGcgtggaaagagaaaaaaaggagtcGCCCCTCGCCCTGCTCCATTACTTCTCATTCAGGATGCTGAGGGGGCACTGAGGAGGTTGCAGGAACGTGTTTCTGCTCTTCTCCTGCGCAGCCCTCCAGACTGTCCCCCAACCCCGCCTCGCAGCCCCAGCACTCTGCATAGCTGGAGCGGTGCTGCCCCCCTCTGGGAGAAAAGCCGACTGCTTGACGGAGACTCCAGCTGTCTGTCTGATTTCTACGTTCCGGAGCTCAGGGAGTTCTTCTCACCCTGGGTATCAGCAATG ACTGATGCAGCCTCAGAAGGCTCCAGCGACAAGCCCGAGTCTTGTGTTCAACCTGTGGCCAAAGGAACTCCCACCACTGGGTTCAGGACCTCCATCCTACCATCCTCTGCCAAGACGGCTTCCTGCTCCCCGGCTCCCTCCACGCCCGGTACAGGGCAGCTCTCAGTGAGCAGTCAGGTTCTTCAAGACCTGATGGACCTGGCTGACGAAGGCATGACACTCACACAGTATGGATACACAGCCAAAG ACAACGCCAGCGAGAGCGGCTTCATCCAGGAGGAATCAGAGGAGCAGGCTGACCTCTGTGCCAGTGGCTTCCTGCCAGAAAGGGCCCACACTCATGCTGAGGAAAGACATAGCCAAGCGATGACAGCAGCTGAGCAACCAAGGGAAAAAGTTGGAGACAGCCACCTATCA CTAGCGCTGTCCACATTGGCGTCAGACCTGAGCAGCATGGTGAACAACCCTCAGCTCAGTGATGTCCAGCTCCAGGTGGACAGTGGAGAAGTCTTCTTTGCACATTCCTTCATGGTGTATGctcgctgccccctgctggcagaAATG ATGCATGAAAGTGGTTTTGGGGTGCAGGAGGAAGGCGTGCCTCCTGCTCAGAGGGTGTTGATCAGCGACGTCCCGGCCCAAGCAGTGTTTGCTCTTCTACAGTATCTCTACACAGCCCACTTCTCCTTACCGGCATCGCTGCAGCCTCATGTGCTGGAGCTGGCACAAAG GTTTGACTTGCAGGAGCTACAACAGCTTTGTCATCTTGGGCAAGAGGAGACTCTGAGAGACGAGGGCAACTACTTAACCCAGGAGGAGGAAACAGACCAGGCCTTCATCGAGCTCCTCCGCTCCATGTGGAACGAAGACGATGCTGACGGTGACGACGGGGAAGATTcagacagaggaagagatgAAGGCCTGGAAGTGGATCATCAAGCTGATGAGGTCACGTCAGGCGATAGAGAGATTCACGAAGAGAAAGTGAATGAGGAAGAGTTGGAGGAGATCTATGAGTTTGCGTCCACgcagagaaagagggaggaggaggaggaggaggcgctagatgaagaagaagatggagaAACTAAAAAAAGCTTAAGTGACAAAAAGCTGCAACCTGACTTTCAACGTGAGCCCGACCCCAGCCTGGATCGCAGCTACAGCCGTCTCTTTTCAGATTCGTGGGGGGTGTACGAGGAAGCAGAGCCTTCCTCCTTAGCTTCTACCTCTGGTCTGCCAAAGGTGCACCTTTCTCAGCAGTCCCCTTGTAAACCATCATATGAATTTTCAGGGAGAGCTTTGCTTCAGTCTTCAGCAAGTGTAGTTAGTGATCCTTCCATCAGTCCTCCACCAGGGACATCCAACTTGCCAGTTCCAGGTGTGTCCCCTGGACAAGTAGGTGACATGGGTGGCAGTGGAGACAAGGGAAAAAATCCAGTTGAATTGAAAATGCCCAAGAAAGATCTATTGGAAGACATGAAGCGAGAAAGCCAAGGTCCTTATAGTATTTGCACCCCTCATTCTCCTGATTCAGCCCAGAAAAAAGACGAACCTGAGCTCATAGTTTTGTCAGACTCCAGTGAGGAGCTTGAGGGGGATGTTGCTGTTCTTAGTTCCCGTAGCCCCTTACCACGTTCTCCCGGTTATACAGAAATCAAATCCAGGCACAACTCAGCACCCAATGAACCAGCTTTGAATAAAGAGGCCAGTAGTTTGGGGCACAGTGCTGGTGATCAATTAGACTGTTCTCCAGAAGTTTCCTGGCTGATCCCGTCCACACCTGTCCGTCCTGGCAGCAGCACCAGGAGCAGCTCCACTCAGACCAGAAGCAGCATGTGCAGGACGCAGCTGTTTCGGAGAAGTCAAACATCCCCATCATCAccctctgttttttcttctcctacTCTTAAGAGCACCCTTCACCCCTCCAACAGTGAAACCAAGGATTCTGCCGACACCGACCAAATGAAGGGCAGTGTCTCCAGGTTGAAGATAGAAAGGAACTTCAGCTTTTCTCCAAAAAGAGAGAATAGTGATGATTCAAGGAACGATGGAGAGCGATTCAAAGTTCCCCTGCCTCAGCCTAAACTGTCAAATCTCTCAAGCTCGACTCACCTTGATTCTCTCCAAGCTTCTTCAAAGCGTGATATTCCTCTTCAGCGCCACCCCCAACCTTACAGCAGTACTCCCTTACAAACGGAGCTCCACCATTCCCCTATGCGTCTTGCTTCCTCCCTGCTTCACACTCATCCCAGTAAGCAGAACTCAATGGGTCAGAAAAGGGAGAGAGCACCATCAGATAGCCCAGAGAAAACAGACCTGGGGAGCTTTCACCTCTCCCCTTTGTCTGACCCTTCAGGCCCACGCGCTTCGTCTTCTCATAGTTTAGAAAGTTCACCGAGGCTCACCGTGTCTTCTAGTCAGAGTCGATGTTCTCTTAATTCCAGCATTTATGAAAAGAGGTTAAGGAATGAGAAGGAAGGAAGAGAGGCAGATTCCGATCATACTGAAGAAATGTTCAATGAAGGACAGGAGggagaaataaaaatagagGCAGATGTTGAAGAATCTAGTTTTCAGCAGAGTTTCATGGCCATGGATGAGCCTCCCATAGCGTTCAATGATTCATGGGGACTCGATGTGTGTGTAGACGCTGATCCAGGATGCTTCAGTCTGAGGCTGGAGGACAGCGGGCAGCGAGAAACAGCCCAGTCGTTAACCTCTCCCACCAGTCGACCTGAATCGTCCAGACACAGCAGCGAGTCTTTAAACCGCTGTGGTGGCGTGACTACCCCTTCCACACCTAAATGTCACAGCTCTCAGGTGCACGCAGGTCCCTCCATCACCACGTCCCCACCTAAAGCCAAATTGCTGACCACACCAGAGATTGACAACGGCCTCCTGGACTCCAAAATATGGGACAgctgggaagaagaagaagaggaggaggaacacCTTCCTCTCTCTAAGAGGGTGAACCCCTCAACCTATCATAAGACCCCAG TGTCGTCTCACAGCAAAAGGCAGCGCACCTTGGTGCCCATCACTCCCATGCCCCACTACTCTGACATGGACACGCCGGAACTCAAGAACAAGCTCAACAG GTTTGGCGTTCGGCCTTTACCGAAGCGCCAGATGATCCTAAAACTGAAGGAGATCCACCAATACACACACCAGCTGGTCAGCTCAGACTCTGAGGATGAGGCCTCAGTCTCAGGAGCCACAGCTCAGATGAAGCCCCCTGCCAGCAGGCCAGTGTCCTGCGCCCAGACTGTGAAGTTTAAAGAACCCCGAGCACCTGCTGATGTGTGCCCTGTGAAGCACAACGGTGATGAGGTGGCGGAGCCTCTGTCCAACTCACAGGGCTCCAACACCTCCTCAGCTGGAGCCAGTGAAGAATCGGAAAG GTCCAATCCAGAATTATGCATCTCGTCCGACGGCGACTCCGACAGCGATGGCGGGATTTCTGCCTCTCAAGCAGCGTCCCGGCTCCAGGATCGACTCAAAGCCGTGCGCTCCTTCATCTTGTCCGACTCCAAGCTTTACAGTCAGATCCTCCAGTATAAGCCTCTGGTTCTGTCTCAGCTTCAGGAGCAACTCAAAGCAGCGGGGATACGCCTGGGGGCCGCCAAGCTCATGGACTACCTGGACTCTCAGTGCATCACCTTCACCACAGCCAAGCCAGGCCGCGCCGCACCGAGCCGCAGGCGGGTCAAGAGGACAGGCAAGGCGGGCAAAAGTAGGTGA
- the mcrip2 gene encoding MAPK regulated corepressor interacting protein 2, with product MMYTITRGPSKLVTQRRTGNTQQVESKFGDLKLKPTSWITSNSPPPKIVFNRLNGKRYHSAAAQKSESPVEGFTPAHEENVRFVYEVWQEVEQKLEDGGRGELAGSQGPVQYSEKTPSAAMKNFVPIDLEEWWAQRFLANIANLS from the exons ATGATGTACACAATCACCAGAGGTCCCAGCAAACTCGTTACACAACGGAGGACAG GTAACACTCAGCAGGTCGAGAGCAAGTTCGGCGACTTGAAACTGAAGCCGACGTCCTGGATCACGTCAAA CTCTCCTCCTCCAAAGATCGTGTTCAATCGCCTCAACGGGAAACGGTACCACAGTGCGGCCGCACAGAAGTCTGAAAGCCCAGTGGAGGGATTCACTCCTGCACACGAGGAGAATGTCCGATTTGTATACGAAG TGTGGcaggaggtggagcagaagctggaggacgGCGGCAGAGGGGAGCTGGCTGGCAGCCAAGGGCCCGTTCAGTACTCCGAGAAGACCCCGAGTGCTGCGATGAAGA ACTTTGTGCCCATAGACCTGGAGGAGTGGTGGGCTCAGCGCTTCCTTGCCAACATTGCCAACCTCTCATGA
- the gde1 gene encoding glycerophosphodiester phosphodiesterase 1 → MLQLGDEATLYSLIFVGILLGTRSPVWTVIITASLCLFLAMFRFPQVPSSRTQKVLHPVKGTAGTGKVSVIAHRGGGHDAPENTIASILEASKNGATGVELDLEFSADGVPILMHDETVDRTTSGSGFLSKMKMSELAKLDAAAKHRLRDKFAGEKIPTLEEAVEECIKLQLTIYFDVKGHPDEAAAALKELYKKYPVLYNSSIVCSFEPKVIYRMRQSDPDVVTALTHRPWSLSRFGDGAPRFSSLWKHHWMTVMDILLDWAHHNVLWKLCGVSAFLIQKNFVSQDYVQYWAQRGVEVVAWTVNTQVEKEYYQEVLKVNYITDSMVEDCDPHY, encoded by the exons ATGCTCCAGCTAGGAGATGAAGCCACGCTGTACTCCCTTATCTTCGTGGGGATCCTGCTGGGGACCCGAAGCCCGGTGTGGACAGTGATCATCACcgcctccctctgtctctttctaGCAATGTTCCGCTTCCCACAGGTACCGTCCAGCCGAACCCAGAAGGTACTCCACCCAGTCAAGGGCACGGCGGGCACGGGCAAGGTGTCGGTGATCGCTCACCGGGGCGGCGGGCACGATGCACCGGAGAACACGATAGCATCTATCTTAGAG GCCAGTAAGAATGGGGCGACTGGTGTGGAATTGGACCTGGAGTTCTCAGCAGATGGCGTCCCAATACTGATGCATGATGAGACCGTGGACCGAACCACCAGTGGGTCAGGATTCCTCAGCAAGATGAAAATGTCAGAGCTGGCTAAACTGGATGCAGCTGCTAAACATCGACTCAG GGACAAGTTTGCAGGAGAGAAGATCCCCACCCTGGAGGAGGCAGTGGAGGAATGCATCAAACTGCAGCTAACCATCTACTTTGATGTCAAAGGTCATCCAGATGAG GCAGCCGCAGCTCTAAAGGAATTGTATAAGAAATATCCGGTCCTCTACAACAGCAGCATTGTCTGCTCCTTCGAGCCCAAAGTCATCTACAGG ATGAGACAGAGTGACCCAGATGTGGTCACGGCACTGACCCACCGGCCTTGGAGCCTGAGCCGGTTCGGGGACGGTGCCCCACGTTTTTCATCGCTGTGGAAACATCACTGGATGACTGTCATGGACATCTTGTTGGACTGGGCACACCATAATGTTTTGTGGAAGCTCTGTGGCGTTTCGGCGTTCCTGATACAGAAGAACTTTGTCTCACA GGACTATGTGCAGTACTGGGCCCAGAGGGGTGTCGAGGTTGTAGCCTGGACCGTCAACACACAAGTAGAGAAGGAGTATTACCAGGAGGTGCTAAAAGTCAACTACATCACAGACAGCATGGTGGAAGACTGTGACCCTCATTACTGA
- the tmem186 gene encoding transmembrane protein 186 codes for MIRSLLRCRLTPHVLSFTRGSSLPAARTPSSLQPCSQSLRPIQQHLHGPVIPKITAFVKYSDVSTEKYTMIYTLPYIKLLRAVSRLKLLQTAITVVILPPVYVLYFQGAASTFLVSYTTGIALFAGAMLYTASYFFRRVVGMMYLDPSQTTLKVSHLTFWGKRHDMYLPVSDVMTIGDTGDSVNETILKFKRYSSQETLYFSTHFGRVVDEQAFKKVFGSLK; via the exons ATG ATCAGGTCACTTCTCCGGTGCAGATTAACTCCCCACGTCCTGTCCTTCACCAGAGGATCAAGTCTGCCCGCAGCTCGAACACCTTCCAGTTTGCAGCCTTGTTCACAAAGTCTCAGGCCAATTCAGCAACACCTACATGGACCTGTTATCCCCAAAATCACAGCCTTTGTTAAATACTCGGATGTGTCCACAGAGAAGTACACTATGATTTACACCCTGCCATACATTAAGCTCCTTAGAGCTGTGTCCAGGCTCAAACTCCTCCAAACTGCAATAACTGTGGTCATCTTGCCCCCGGTGTACGTCCTCTACTTTCAGGGAGCTGCCTCCACCTTTCTTGTCAGCTACACGACAGGGATAGCTCTGTTTGCTGGTGCTATGCTGTATACTGCCAGTTACTTCTTCAGAAGGGTGGTGGGAATGATGTATCTGGATCCGTCTCAGACCACCCTCAAAGTGTCCCACCTCACTTTCTGGGGAAAGCGCCACGATATGTACCTGCCGGTGTCAGATGTCATGACCATTGGAGACACAGGGGACTCCGTAAATGAGACCATACTGAAATTTAAGAGATACAGCAGTCAGGAGACTCTGTATTTCTCTACTCATTTTGGACGTGTGGTGGATGAACAGGCTTTTAAAAAGGTGTTTGGAagtttaaaatga
- the hmox2a gene encoding heme oxygenase 2a, translating into MENEFPPEPNSAKKGRAMIALDDDNDDEVLSPTDLSELLAEGTKEAHDRAENCQFVKDFLRGRIKRELFKRGTAALYFVYSAMEEEIEKNKDHHHIAPIYFPVELHRREALAQDLEYFYGEDWENQISLSAGTKPYVDRIHEVGEKDPVLLVAHSYTRYMGDLSGGQILKKVAQRALKLPSTGEGLNFYQFEGIHSHKGFKQLYRSRMNELELDAETKDRIVEESNQAFGFNMMVFTELEELGKTIKEEVQDAGFGHSHAEMMEGGDINKCPYYAAKMAVSGNPTHACQLAMTLLRHPPCQVVLAAWMAALAGFTAWYFM; encoded by the exons ATGGAAAACGAATTCCCACCAGAGCCCAACAGTGCCAAAAAAGGAAGGGCAATGATTGCTTTGGACGATGACAATGATGATGAAGTTCTCAG TCCAACAGACCTGTCTGAGCTGTTGGCCGAGGGGACCAAGGAGGCCCACGACAGAGCAGAGAACTGCCAGTTTGTAAAAGATTTCCTCAGGGGACGCATTAAAAGAGAGCTGTTTAAG AGAGGCACAGCAGCTCTATATTTTGTCTACTCGGCTATGGAGGAGGAGATTGAGAAGAACAAAGACCATCATCATATCGCTCCAATCTATTTCCCCGTAGAGCTGCACCGGCGTGAGGCCCTGGCCCAGGACCTTGAGTATTTCTATGGAGAAGACTGGGAAAACCAG ATTAGCCTCTCTGCAGGCACCAAGCCTTATGTGGACCGCATCCATGAGGTGGGGGAGAAGGACCCAGTGTTGTTAGTGGCCCACTCCTACACCCGCTACATGGGTGATCTCTCAGGTGGACAGATCCTTAAGAAAGTGGCACAGAGGGCTTTAAAGCTCCCCTCAACAGGAGAAGGTCTCAATTTCTACCAGTTTGAGGGAATCCACAGTCACAAAGGCTTCAAGCAGCTTTACCGAAGCAGGATGAATGAGCTGGAACTGGACGCTGAGACCAAAGACAGGATTGTGGAAGAATCTAATCAGGCTTTTGGCTTCAACATGATG GTATTCACAGAACTTGAAGAGCTTGGAAAGACTATCAAAGAGGAGGTCCAAGATGCAGGGTTTGGACACAGTCATGCAGAGATGATGGAGGGTGGAGATATCAACAAGTGTCCATATTATGCAGCTAAAATGG ctgTTAGTGGAAATCCTACGCATGCGTGCCAGTTAGCCATGACACTTCTCAGACATCCGCCCTGCCAGGTGGTTCTGGCTGCCTGGATGGCCGCCCTGGCTGGGTTTACTGCCTGGTACTTTATGTGA